In the Desulfobulbaceae bacterium DB1 genome, TCCTGGCCGAAGTCGCCCCCCGCGCGGGGGCGTGGATTGAAACGCCGGGAACGGGACCGCTGCATCAGGAGCGAATAGTCGCCCCCCGCGCGGGGGCGTGGATTGAAACACCACGAACCTCACCGCCACTCGTTTATGTCGCGTCGCCCCCCGCGCGGGGGCGTGGATTGAAACGGTGCAGAACCTGACCCGGCATCTCACCGGGCTGGTCGCCCCCCGCGCGGGGGCGTGGATTGAAACGATGTTCTTGCGATTGATAAACGGCACGGCGCGCGTCGCCCCCCGCGCGGGGGCGTGGATTGAAACAAGACCCACGACCTGGTGTCAGTGTCCGAGACCGAGTCGCCCCCCGCGCGGGGGCGTGGATTGAAACATCAAACGGTCATTCGGCTGCGGCATCACCGGGCGTCGCCCCCCGCGCGGGGGCGTGGATTGAAACATCACGTCGATGACCGCCATGAGTTCGCCCCGGGTCGCCCCCCGCGCGGGGGCGTGGATTTTAACCACCGTCTGCCCCGGATATACCACAGATCGGCAGGTCGCCCCCCGCGCGGGGGCGTGGATTGAAACGCGAGGTCGCCAGTGGTAAACGGCGTGTTGAGGAGTCGCCCCCCGCGCGGGGGCGTGGATTGAAACAGATGATGTTGATTGAGCAGATCCACGGCCCGGTGTCGCCCCCCGCGCGGGGGCGTGGATTGAAACCTCTTTGTCGGCGATGGTCCGGCCAAAGACATACAGTCGCCCCCCGCGCGGGGGCGTGGATTGAAACAATCGGTCTTGCGGCCATTGATTTGCTGACCGGATGTCGCCCCCCGCGCGGGGGCGTGGATTGAAACCTACGAGAGGTTTAACGTTACTGCGGGGCAAGTGTCGCCCCCCGCGCGGGGGCGTGGATTGAAACACCTGTCCATCCCAGCCCTTTTTGTCCAGAAAGACGTCGCCCCCCGCGCGGGGGCGTGGATTGAAACTCCGAATTCAGGGCGTTCCATCGCAAAGACGGGGTCGCCCCCCGCGCGGGGGCGTGGATTGAAACCGCTGTCGGATCCGTCTCCGTGTACGAAGTCAGAGTCGCCCCCCGCGCGGGGGCGTGGATTGAAACAACCATGATACCAAGTTGCCAATCGTCAATATGGTCGCCCCCCGCGCGGGGGCGTGGATTGAAACAAACCTGCCACGGTCGTCCGGGAGGTTGAATGTGGCGTCGCCCCCCGCGCGGGGGCGTGGATTGAAACGAGCTATCCACGCGGCCCCGTCCCACTGCAAAAGTCGCCCCCCGCGCGGGGGCGTGGATTGAAACTTATAATGCCTGGTAGTTGTGTCGCTGCACCTCTGTCGCCCCCCGCGCGGGGGCGTGGATTGAAACAGCTTAGCGCCCAACAGTTCAGCCGCCGCCAACAGTCGCCCCCCGCGCGGGGGCGTGAATTGAAACCCGATACGATTGGCCGCCATGGCCATGCGCTCTCGTCGCCCCCCGCGCGGGGGCGTGGATTGAAACGATCGTTGCTCTATCGCTAACCATACCGGCAATGGTCGCCCCCCGCGCGGGGGCGTGGATTGAAACTCCCAAAACTTCTCAGTGGATCGGACCGCAACTGCGTCGCCCCCCGCGCGGGGGCGTGGATTGAAACCCCATGGCCTTTGCGGCGAGCTGGAACGCACCCGTCGCCCCCCGCGCGGGGGCGTGGATTGAAACCATTAACTCCTTGTGTTGTTCCCATTTAGCCAACAGTCGCCCCCCGCGCGGGGGCGTGGATTGAAACCAAGGTGGCGACGCTGATGTATGCCCATACCCCGGTCGCCCCCCGCGCGGGGGCGTGGATTGAAACCTCCGCCACTGGTTGCGGGCAACCGGGAACATTAAGTCGCCCCCCGCGCGGGGGCGTGGATTGAAACGATAATTGAGGTTTAGGCACTTGAGACACTTTAGGCACTTTTATCGGGACTGCAGCTCCTGAATACGGCGGCAACACTCGTTGTTGTACGTGTAATCGAGCTCGTTGATCGCCTGGAGATGCTGATCGGTGACAAATTCCCCGGTGGAGTAATCCCGGATAATTTCTCCCCGGTGCATGACCAGGGTGCGGCTGGTCAGACGGGTGATGAAAAAGAGATCATGGGTTACGAGAAGAACGGTCAGCCGCAGATCTGCCAGAATTTGCAGCAGGATTTCTTCTCCCTGCGGGTCAAGCCCGGCAGTGGGTTCATCCAGGATGAGCATTTCAGGGCGCATGCCGAGCACCGAGGCGATGGCCAGCCGTTTTCGCTCGCCGCCGCTCATGTGGAGCGGCACCTTGCCTTCAAATCCCTGGAGATTCACCTGGGCCAGGGCATGTGCCACCCGCTCATCCAGTTCTTTTCCCCTGATGCCCATCTGCCGGGGACCAAAGGCGACTTCCTCCCAACAGGAAGGGCAGAAAAGCTGGTCCGCCGTATTCTGAAAAACCATGCCGATGCGCTGCCATAAATTTTTGCGGCGGGAGCCGGTGACGATATTGCCGTGCAGCAGGAAATAGCCGTCACCCCGATTGATTCCGAGCAGACAGGCGGCCAGGGTTGATTTTCCCGCGCCGTTTTCCCCCACCAGGGCAATGGTCTCGCCGGAACGAACAACAAGATTGACATCATGGAGTCCGGGGCTGCCGTCCGGATAGCGGAATGAATAATGCTGCAGCTCCAGGAGCGGTGTTTCCTCCGCCCCCACGGGCAGATGGTGACCACTCCTGTCATGGGCATGGGTCGCCACCTGGTGGTGATGATGGTGATGCGGTGCTTTCTCATGGTGCCCGCCGCAACAGGTAAAGCGGAAGGTAAAATCAAGCCCGTGCTCGCGCAGGGAAGCAGGCTGGGACACCAGATCACGGAAAGCGAAATCATGATGCAGGCAACCGTCGGCCATGACCACCGCCCGGTCGCACAGATCATACAAAAAAAGAAGATCGTGATCGATGATGATCAGGGTGCCCTGATAATCCGCCAGCAGTTTTTTGAATATCTTTTCCTGCAATGGATCAAGGCCCGCGGTCGGCTCGTCGAGGATGAGAACCTCCGGATTCATCGCCGTGACAGCGGCAAATGCGGCCCGTTTTTTCTGGCCGTGACTGAGCAGATGGGCGGGCTTATAAAGAAGATGATCAAGCCCCACCGCGGCAATCTGCCGTTTCACCCGGGCATCGACAATGTCTTCCGGCAATCCCTGGTTCATGGGGCCGAAGGCGACGTCGTCGTACAAGCTGTTGCAGAAAAGATGATCATCCGGGTCCTGAAACAGGACACCGACGTTAAGCCGCAGTTCCCGCAGCAGTTCGCCCCGCGGGGCTTTGCCTTTATAGGTCAGCGAGCCGTGTTGACAGGGATGCAGGCCGTTCAGGTGCCTGGCCAGGGTGGTTTTGCCCGAGCCGTTGCGTCCCACCAGGGCGATACGGTCTCCCTGGTGGATTTGCAGCGAAACATCCCGCAGGGCAAGGGTGCCGTCCGGATAGCGGAACGACAGGCGATCAAGATCAAAAAGCGGCATCCGGTCCTGACGGCGGGGCGCGCTGTTGTCATCCATGTGGTGCATGAAGTTTACCTGCTCCCGGTCGCGGGAAAATCGGCATCGCGCATTACCACGTCGAATATCCCCGGAATCTGTCCAGCCAAATCAGGGCAAGGCCGATCATGGCCCAGAGAAGCGCCTTGCACCAGTCTTTTCTCGTGGTTGCGAAATGCGTAAAAGAGGGAAAGGAGCCGTTGTATCCCCGGCTCAGCATGGCGTCATACACCCTCTGGGTCCGGTCGAAAGAGCGGACAAACAGCATGCCGAAAAAATTTCCCATGCTGTGCATGGTGGCAATGTCGGTTTTCGGACGAAATCCCCGCACCCGCATGCTGCGATAGATGCGTTTTGTTTCATGAAGAAAAACAAAGATATAACGGTGGGTCAAAAGAAGCATCTGGCTGATTGAGTCGGGTATTCCCAGCCGGGACAGGGCTTGCAGCGTCACCGGCAAAGCGGCGGTGGCCAGCAGCGGTTCCATCATCAAGCCGATGGCGCAGGCCTTCAAAACAATCCGCAAGGCCACGGCAAAACCGTGGCCGTGAAAGGGAATGCCGTGCAGAAACGGCAGGTACAGAAGGATTTCGCCTTGCCGCAACGGCGAGGTAAAGGGCACGACGAACAGAAACATGGCAAGAAAACCGGCCATGGCACCAAGTCTTTTCACGGTGCGACGCAGCGGAATGCGGCAGGCGATGACGGCGACTATACCGATGCAGAGCGCCATGGCACTCCACAGAAGGCTTTTCAGCGAAGCAACCGCAAAACAGTAGAAAAAAATGGTGGCGATTTTAACGCGGGGGTCCCAGCCGTGGAAAAACGAGGAGCGATCCGCGTATGCGTCAAGGGCGGGAAGTGTCCAGTCCGCCGTTGCCCCCTGAAAACGGACACCTGGTTTTTTGCGCACAATCAGCAGAACCGCGGCAAACACCAGCAGAAAAGCACCAAGTATGACCCCGAATACGGCACCGGAAAGATAGATTTCAAGATTACCGGTCATGCCGCGGGAAACCACCCGGATTGAGCAATTCCGGTTTCACCCGGAAAAGAAAGGAAATGATAAAGGCGGAAACCCCCGCTTCAATACAGACAACCGGAAGATGGGCAAGCAGCGCCAGTTTGGCGACGCCGAGAAAATCCTCGCCGGCGGTGAACAGCAAGGCGGCGAGAATGACGGCGGACAGCAGGGTCCCCAGCCCACCGGCCAGGCCACCGGCAATTGTATGCATCTTCAAGGTCTTGCCGCGCAGCAGGCGGAAAAGCAGACCGCAGAAAACGGCAGGCAGCCCCATCATCATCGCATTGGCGCCGAGCGCGGTCAATCCGCCGAATTGAAAAAGGATGGATTGCAGAAACAGGCCCAGGGTTATGGAAAGAAAGGATACCGGCCCGAGCAGCGCCCCGACGATGCCCGGCAACAGCAGATGCACACTGGTGGGGCCGAAAGGCAGATGAATGAGGGAGGCCACGAAAAAAGAGGATGTGACCACGGCGATCCTGGGCAGATCTTCCGCCCGCACCTGTTTGAGACTCAAGGCCGCACCGGCAAAGGTCAGGGCAAAACCTGCGAGAGTCACACTTGTGGGAAGCACCCCGTCGGAAATGTGCATGCGTTATCTACCCGTTTTTTTCGCTCTTTGTTTTTCGTCGCGCCGTAAAAAAGGCGGCAAGGCCGAGAAGGCCGAAGATATAGCCGACACCGGCCACCGCTTCCCGCCATCCCGGCTCTTCGAGGTTCCGGCTCAGTGCGCCGATTTCTCTCTTGATCTGCTGCAGTTCCCGGGATAATTTCCTGTCCTGCTCCTCCAGCAACCTGACAGCCTCCAGGCAACTGTCCCGTTGATCTCCGGCGGATGCAAGGGCAGCCACTTCTCCCTTCCCTGCCTGCGCAAAGGCGGGGGCGGCCACAAAAACAGCCGGCAGAAAAAAAAGCGGCAGAAGGCGAAAAAAAACGGTTTCCCATTTCATCATTTTTTGCATGGCGCTCTCTTACATATCCTCTTTTTTCAGCAGATACGTGTTCCTGTGTCCCATGGAGGCATTAATAACAATGGTCAGGTTTTCCCTGGCGGGAAGGGCAAAGGAAAATTTTCCTTCGGTATCTGTTTTGCCCTCCAGGAGCTTCGTATCGGCAGGACCAAGAACCTCGATGGTGCCCCCCGCCACCGGGCGGCCGTCCGGAAAATAGCTTTCCGTATACACCGTATCCCCCTCGACGTAGGCAAAAACATTAACCTTGTGGGCCAGAGCCGGGTCCGCCGACAGGCAGGAAATAAAAAGGAAAGGCAGGAAAATTTTAAAAATCATGTTTTGCATGGCATTGCTCAAGACCAACGGGATTATTTCATATCAATGGTATGCACCCAGTAGACGGCGCCTATTTCAACCCCTTTTTCCATCCCATCCTTTTTCAGCTTCCACTCCGCTTGGTTCAGGGCGGAAAATCCCCACCATCCGGCCCTCGGCATGGCATAGGAAAAGACACCGTCGGCATCGGCTTTGACCACCTGGGTGACATACGGATCACTGGGCGGCAAAACAACCGTCTTATTGCCCGGCGACTCGTTGAGATATTCAATTTCCACCTCGGCATGGGGCACCGGCTTTCCTTGCAAAAGCACCCGGCCGGTGAAGATATTGTTCGTCCACAGCCCGTAGGGCCGGGTCAGGGGAACAATTTCCGTCTCCAGCCCCACCGCTTCATCCCAGCCCTCTTCCAGGCCCAGGGCATTGACACAGACCTTGGCATAATGAACGATAAAGAGATCCTCGGCCGGTTCCCAGTAGGGAACGGGTTCCACAAAGAATGTATAATCCCCGGGGCGCTTGATCGGATAAGCTGTTTGCCAGAAGGTGAATTCTCCCTGCTGATCCGCGCTTTTGCCCTTTGCCGCCCTCAGAGTCGGGAGAAGATCGATTTTTTCACCACGGTGGACCACGCCGAATTGCTTCGGTTTTTCCATTTCCATGTAATGCTGTT is a window encoding:
- a CDS encoding cobalt ECF transporter T component CbiQ, with product MTGNLEIYLSGAVFGVILGAFLLVFAAVLLIVRKKPGVRFQGATADWTLPALDAYADRSSFFHGWDPRVKIATIFFYCFAVASLKSLLWSAMALCIGIVAVIACRIPLRRTVKRLGAMAGFLAMFLFVVPFTSPLRQGEILLYLPFLHGIPFHGHGFAVALRIVLKACAIGLMMEPLLATAALPVTLQALSRLGIPDSISQMLLLTHRYIFVFLHETKRIYRSMRVRGFRPKTDIATMHSMGNFFGMLFVRSFDRTQRVYDAMLSRGYNGSFPSFTHFATTRKDWCKALLWAMIGLALIWLDRFRGYSTW
- a CDS encoding cobalamin biosynthesis protein CbiM, coding for MHISDGVLPTSVTLAGFALTFAGAALSLKQVRAEDLPRIAVVTSSFFVASLIHLPFGPTSVHLLLPGIVGALLGPVSFLSITLGLFLQSILFQFGGLTALGANAMMMGLPAVFCGLLFRLLRGKTLKMHTIAGGLAGGLGTLLSAVILAALLFTAGEDFLGVAKLALLAHLPVVCIEAGVSAFIISFLFRVKPELLNPGGFPRHDR